The following proteins are encoded in a genomic region of Pseudorca crassidens isolate mPseCra1 chromosome 5, mPseCra1.hap1, whole genome shotgun sequence:
- the UPK1B gene encoding uroplakin-1b, which yields MAKDDSTVRCFQGLLIFENVIIGMCGIALTAECIFFVSDQHSLYPLLEATDNDDIYGAAWIGMFVGICFFCLSVLGVAGIMKSNRKLLLVYFILMFIVYGFEVASCITAATQRDFFTPNLFLKQMLERYQNNSPPNNDDQWKNNGVTKTWDRLMLQDNCCGVNGPSDWQKYTSAFRTENNDADYPWPRQCCVMNNLKEPLNLEACKLGVPGYYHNQGCYELISGPMNRHAWGVAWFGFAILCWTFWVLLGTMFYWSRIEY from the exons ATGGCCAAAGATGACTCCACTGTTCGTTGCTTCCAGGGCCTGCTGATTTTTGAAAACGTGATTATTGGT ATGTGCGGCATCGCCCTGACTGCAGAGTGCATCTTCTTTGTATCCGACCAACACAGCCTCTACCCGCTGCTTGAAGCCACTGACAATGATGACATCTATGGGGCAGCCTGGATTGGCATGTTTGTCGGCATCTGCTTCTTCTGCCTGTCTGTCCTGGGCGTTGCAGGCATCATGAAGTCCAACAGGAAACTTCTTCTGGTG TATTTCATTCTGATGTTTATTGTATATGGCTTTGAAGTGGCATCTTGTATCACAGCAGCAACACAACGAGACTTC TTCACACCCAACCTCTTCCTGAAGCAGATGCTGGAGAGGTACCAAAACAACAGTCCTCCAAACAATGACGACCAGTGGAAAAACAACGGAGTCACCAAGACCTGGGACAGGCTCATGCTCCAG GACAATTGCTGTGGTGTAAATGGACCATCAGACTGGCAGAAATACACCTCTGCCTTCCGGACTGAGAATAACGATGCCGACTACCCCTGGCCTCGTCAGTGCTGTGTTATGAACAACCTTAAAGAACCTCTCAACCTGGAGGCCTGCAAACTAGGGGTACCTGGATACTATCACAATCAG GGCTGCTATGAACTGATCTCTGGACCAATGAACCGACACGCCTGGGGGGTTGCGTGGTTTGGATTTGCCATTCTCTGTTGGACT TTTTGGGTTCTCCTGGGTACCATGTTCTACTGGAGCAGAATTGAATATTAA